The following proteins are encoded in a genomic region of Hymenobacter siberiensis:
- a CDS encoding cation diffusion facilitator family transporter — protein sequence MTSSQTKYRLGLLSLVVSIGLVAIKFYAYHLTRSQAVLTDALESIINVATSGFALYSLYLSSLPKDENHPYGHGKIENLSLGFEGGLIFMAGAFILYSASGHFLHPHPVARPDWGVALLASTAVVNLAVGLLLVRNGKRLKSVALVGDGQHLYIDALTSIVSSGALVLVAATGIVRFDSGAALLLGGFILVNGGRMLRHAVSGLMDETDTAVVAEVIAELQVQRRASWIDVHNLRVQRYGANLHIDCHMQMPYYFTLEQVHTELHDIEELIQARFAVEVEMFVHADPCTFAACSLCLMPACPVRQFPLRHEVTWTVQNAVKNERHHLGQSA from the coding sequence ATGACGTCCTCCCAAACCAAGTACCGCCTCGGCTTGCTGTCCCTCGTGGTTAGCATCGGGCTCGTGGCCATCAAGTTCTACGCTTACCACCTCACCCGCTCGCAGGCGGTGCTCACCGATGCGCTGGAGAGCATTATCAACGTGGCCACCAGTGGCTTTGCCCTCTATAGCCTCTACCTGTCCAGCCTGCCCAAGGATGAAAACCATCCCTACGGCCACGGCAAAATTGAGAACCTGTCGCTGGGATTTGAAGGGGGGCTGATTTTCATGGCTGGTGCCTTTATTCTTTACAGCGCCAGCGGGCACTTCCTGCACCCCCACCCCGTGGCCCGGCCCGACTGGGGCGTGGCGCTGCTGGCCAGCACCGCCGTGGTGAACCTGGCCGTGGGCCTGCTGCTGGTCCGCAACGGCAAGCGCCTGAAATCGGTGGCACTGGTGGGCGACGGGCAGCACCTCTACATTGATGCGCTCACGTCCATCGTCTCGTCGGGGGCGCTGGTGCTGGTGGCGGCCACGGGCATCGTGCGGTTCGACTCGGGCGCGGCACTGCTGCTGGGCGGCTTCATTCTGGTGAATGGCGGGCGGATGCTGCGCCACGCCGTATCGGGCCTGATGGACGAGACCGATACCGCCGTGGTGGCCGAGGTAATTGCCGAGCTCCAGGTCCAGCGCCGGGCTTCGTGGATTGACGTGCACAACCTGCGCGTGCAGCGCTACGGCGCCAACCTGCACATCGACTGCCACATGCAGATGCCCTACTACTTCACCCTGGAGCAAGTGCACACTGAGCTGCACGACATTGAGGAGCTCATCCAGGCGCGGTTCGCGGTGGAAGTCGAAATGTTCGTGCACGCCGACCCTTGCACCTTTGCCGCCTGCTCGCTGTGCCTGATGCCCGCCTGCCCGGTACGGCAATTCCCCCTGCGGCACGAAGTGACCTGGACCGTGCAGAACGCCGTGAAGAACGAGCGGCACCACCTCGGGCAGTCTGCCTGA
- a CDS encoding gliding motility-associated C-terminal domain-containing protein, protein MRKTLQSFILLLFACSLLGGLPSARASHLLGCDMTYTSLGNNQYRVKFRLYRDCSGITASPFTLSCRNGGCNATATVSAPLVQQGVPLAATPLCPSTPNSCANPSSLYPLYDFTNYEATVTLPPGQWTMSTSQGSRPTIANIVGSPDLYAEAYLDNRSSGTTTVANTSPQFDPQDIPIQYVCVNQRTTFGFSAIEPDGDSLVYALAAPLASCGTPVVYTSYPGANAGGVFIITRSPLCILEIPGLTGGTLFTPRLPIPVATDTTGICPIKQGVPYFGLNQSARTVTFTPNVYSPATSAADGRNKYQVVVEVTEYRRVNGVRRIVGRVRREAVLIVINCGANTTPNPVQATNQTPNSNTGTINTADTTQINVYSCNYSRVLVNFTDPDNLRTPSAHQLLTVTLPTNINTDPSYLAAGDVGTFTLSGNGTENPRGVFFFQPSPSQVGRTIRINVRVEDNACPVKGLQNRVIVIKVLRGNFASAVAAVGGSTLLGSAVICRGNSLSLQGRVIRPDSVRRLATNTTQAQVYTYQWTASAGGTGLPVVTNVQNIAVKPTVTTRYFLSIAPTLGFAQGACGDTTSILVRVVAPPVARVVTNNAYICPGGTATLQASATTTGSPVGTYTYAFRAANGLATADLTKANPTVNPTVTTRYYVTASGSAPTSCTDTASVLVRVLPGVVANFTTADSVGLNGQRTNRPPVIFTFKDASTITGLPQGAATTYKWTYERVRDIANNRVTGTETAFGTTSATPGPLQLGIAGYYRIRLTTVVSIVNGGVTTTCTPSVKERIVLVPDLQVPNVITPNGDGQNDYFKVSTVSTTTSKIEIFNRWGRKVYEQASYANNWGGDNQPAGVYYYLLTASNGAQTKGWIEVVR, encoded by the coding sequence ATGAGAAAAACTTTACAATCTTTTATCCTCCTGCTCTTTGCGTGTAGCCTGCTGGGCGGGCTGCCGTCGGCGCGGGCTTCCCACTTGCTGGGTTGCGACATGACCTACACCTCGCTGGGCAACAACCAGTACCGGGTGAAATTCCGCCTCTACCGCGACTGTTCCGGTATTACGGCTTCGCCCTTCACACTCTCGTGCCGCAACGGTGGCTGCAACGCAACGGCAACGGTATCAGCTCCGCTCGTGCAGCAGGGCGTTCCATTGGCCGCCACGCCACTGTGCCCCAGCACGCCCAATTCCTGCGCCAACCCGTCGTCGCTCTATCCGCTCTACGACTTCACCAACTACGAAGCCACCGTGACGCTGCCCCCCGGCCAGTGGACGATGAGCACGAGCCAGGGCTCGCGCCCCACCATCGCCAACATCGTGGGCTCGCCCGACCTGTATGCCGAGGCTTACCTCGACAACCGCAGCAGCGGCACCACTACGGTGGCCAATACCTCGCCCCAGTTCGACCCGCAGGATATTCCGATTCAGTACGTGTGCGTGAACCAGCGCACCACCTTCGGCTTCTCGGCCATTGAGCCCGATGGCGACTCGCTGGTGTATGCCCTGGCCGCTCCGCTGGCTTCCTGCGGCACTCCCGTGGTCTATACCTCTTACCCGGGTGCCAACGCCGGCGGCGTATTCATCATCACCCGCAGCCCGCTGTGCATTCTGGAAATTCCCGGCCTCACGGGCGGCACGCTGTTTACGCCCCGGCTGCCCATTCCGGTAGCTACCGATACTACCGGGATTTGCCCCATCAAGCAGGGCGTGCCGTATTTCGGCCTCAACCAGTCGGCCCGCACGGTTACGTTCACGCCGAACGTGTACAGCCCGGCCACGTCGGCCGCCGATGGCCGCAACAAATATCAGGTAGTAGTGGAAGTGACCGAGTACCGCCGCGTCAACGGCGTGCGCCGCATTGTGGGCCGCGTGCGCCGCGAGGCCGTGCTCATCGTTATCAACTGCGGTGCCAACACCACGCCCAACCCGGTGCAGGCCACCAACCAGACGCCCAACTCCAACACCGGCACCATCAACACGGCCGATACCACCCAAATCAATGTGTATTCGTGCAACTACTCGCGCGTGCTGGTAAACTTCACCGACCCCGACAACCTGCGCACCCCCAGCGCGCACCAGCTCCTGACGGTAACCCTGCCCACGAACATCAACACCGACCCCAGCTACCTGGCTGCGGGCGATGTGGGCACGTTCACCCTGTCCGGTAACGGCACCGAGAACCCCCGCGGCGTCTTCTTCTTCCAGCCCTCGCCTTCGCAGGTGGGCCGCACCATCCGCATCAACGTGCGGGTGGAAGACAATGCGTGCCCGGTAAAGGGCCTGCAGAACCGGGTAATCGTCATTAAGGTCCTGCGGGGCAACTTCGCCTCGGCTGTGGCGGCCGTGGGCGGCTCCACGCTCCTGGGCTCGGCGGTAATCTGCCGGGGCAACTCGCTTTCGCTGCAAGGCCGCGTAATCCGGCCTGACTCGGTGCGCCGCCTGGCCACCAACACGACGCAGGCGCAGGTGTACACTTACCAGTGGACGGCTTCGGCCGGCGGCACCGGCCTGCCCGTCGTCACCAACGTGCAGAATATCGCGGTGAAGCCCACCGTCACCACGCGCTATTTCCTGAGCATTGCGCCTACGCTGGGCTTTGCACAGGGGGCCTGCGGCGATACTACCTCCATTCTGGTGCGGGTGGTGGCCCCGCCGGTAGCCCGCGTGGTTACCAACAATGCCTACATCTGCCCCGGCGGAACGGCCACGCTCCAGGCGTCGGCAACTACAACCGGCAGCCCCGTTGGCACGTACACCTACGCCTTCCGGGCGGCCAACGGCCTGGCTACCGCCGATTTGACGAAGGCGAACCCTACGGTAAATCCCACGGTAACCACCCGCTACTATGTAACGGCCTCGGGCAGCGCCCCCACGAGCTGTACGGATACGGCCTCGGTGCTGGTGCGTGTGCTGCCCGGCGTGGTAGCCAACTTCACCACCGCCGACTCGGTAGGCCTCAACGGCCAGCGCACCAACCGCCCGCCGGTAATCTTCACCTTCAAGGACGCCTCGACCATCACCGGCCTGCCGCAGGGCGCCGCCACCACCTACAAGTGGACCTACGAGCGGGTGCGCGACATTGCCAACAACCGGGTAACGGGCACGGAAACTGCTTTCGGCACAACTTCGGCCACGCCGGGCCCGCTGCAGCTGGGCATCGCCGGGTACTACCGCATCCGTCTCACCACGGTGGTGTCCATCGTCAACGGCGGGGTTACCACCACCTGTACGCCTTCGGTGAAGGAGCGTATCGTGCTGGTGCCTGATTTGCAGGTGCCCAACGTAATCACGCCCAACGGCGATGGCCAGAACGACTACTTCAAGGTTTCAACCGTTAGTACTACCACTAGCAAGATTGAGATTTTCAACCGCTGGGGCCGCAAGGTGTACGAGCAGGCCAGCTACGCCAATAACTGGGGGGGCGATAACCAGCCCGCCGGGGTCTACTACTACCTGCTCACGGCTTCCAACGGTGCGCAGACCAAAGGCTGGATTGAGGTAGTGCGCTAA
- a CDS encoding Nramp family divalent metal transporter, with the protein MPPSTLTDTQPTNPDAGWRHPRRANSLSEVYASIKVPPANASFWRKLMAFWGPGLLVAVGYMDPGNWATDLAGGARYGYTLLSVVLISNLFAMLLQHLAAKLGIVTGRDLAQACRDHYSRPISLMLWVLCEIAIAACDLAEVIGSAIALNLLFGLPIAWGVVLTTLDVLVVLFFQNKGFRIIESLVAGLIVLIFGCFLYEIIASHPDWLALSKGLVPRLEVVTNPQMLYVAIGILGATVMPHNLYLHSSIVQTRAFPQDEPGKRSAIKFATIDSTLALFLAFFVNAAILVTAAAAFHGKGHNDVADIADAHKLLTPVLGAGAASAVFAIALLASGQNSTLTGTLAGQIVMEGFLDLKLKPWLRRLITRLIAVVPALVVAIVYGEKGTGQLLVLSQVILSFQLSFAVVPLVLFTGSRAKMGVFANRPVVQGIAWAVTGIIICLNVFLLWQTFAE; encoded by the coding sequence GTGCCTCCTTCTACATTAACTGATACCCAGCCAACCAACCCGGATGCCGGCTGGCGCCACCCCCGCCGGGCCAATTCGCTGAGCGAGGTGTATGCCAGCATCAAAGTGCCACCGGCCAATGCCTCGTTCTGGCGCAAGCTGATGGCCTTTTGGGGGCCGGGCCTGCTGGTAGCCGTGGGCTACATGGACCCCGGCAACTGGGCCACCGACCTGGCCGGTGGGGCCCGCTACGGCTATACGCTGCTGTCGGTGGTATTGATTTCCAACCTGTTCGCCATGCTGCTTCAGCACCTGGCGGCCAAGCTGGGCATTGTGACCGGGCGCGACCTGGCCCAGGCCTGCCGCGACCATTACTCGCGCCCCATCAGCCTGATGCTGTGGGTACTGTGCGAAATAGCCATCGCGGCCTGCGATTTGGCCGAAGTCATCGGTTCGGCCATTGCGCTCAACCTACTGTTTGGCCTGCCCATTGCCTGGGGCGTAGTCCTCACCACCCTGGATGTGCTGGTGGTGCTGTTCTTCCAGAACAAGGGCTTTCGCATTATCGAAAGCCTGGTGGCTGGGCTTATCGTGTTGATTTTCGGGTGCTTTCTCTACGAAATCATCGCCTCGCACCCCGACTGGCTGGCCCTGAGCAAAGGCTTGGTGCCGCGCCTCGAAGTAGTAACCAACCCGCAGATGCTCTACGTGGCCATTGGTATTCTGGGCGCTACCGTGATGCCGCACAACCTCTACCTGCACTCCAGTATCGTGCAAACGCGGGCCTTCCCGCAGGATGAGCCCGGCAAACGCTCGGCCATCAAGTTTGCCACCATCGACTCGACGCTGGCCCTGTTTCTGGCCTTTTTTGTGAACGCGGCCATCCTGGTTACGGCCGCCGCCGCCTTCCACGGCAAGGGCCACAACGACGTGGCCGACATTGCCGACGCCCACAAGCTGCTCACGCCGGTGCTGGGTGCGGGCGCGGCCAGCGCGGTATTCGCCATTGCGCTGCTGGCCTCGGGCCAGAACTCGACTCTGACCGGCACGCTGGCCGGCCAGATTGTGATGGAAGGTTTCCTCGATTTGAAGCTGAAGCCCTGGTTACGCCGGCTCATCACCCGCCTCATTGCGGTGGTGCCGGCCCTTGTGGTGGCCATTGTGTATGGCGAAAAAGGCACCGGGCAGCTGCTGGTGCTCAGCCAGGTCATTCTGTCGTTTCAGCTCAGCTTCGCGGTGGTGCCGCTGGTGCTGTTCACGGGCAGCCGGGCCAAAATGGGCGTGTTTGCCAACCGGCCGGTGGTGCAGGGCATTGCCTGGGCGGTCACTGGCATCATCATTTGCCTGAACGTGTTTTTGCTCTGGCAGACCTTTGCGGAATAG